A region of Ignavibacteriota bacterium DNA encodes the following proteins:
- a CDS encoding 4Fe-4S dicluster domain-containing protein: MARYGMVIDTKKCVGCMDCVAVCKTENEVPLGFDRDWIVYESKGKFPDIHMEIRTERCNHCDNPPCVYCCPCGASQKTDFGGIVLVDYDKCSGCKACIAACPYDARFIHPTEKVAMKCTFCVHRIKDGKDPACVSVCPTNCMYFGDFDDPQSEVNKLLNSRKHHSLNPAAGTKPQIYYLT; the protein is encoded by the coding sequence ATGGCAAGATACGGAATGGTAATTGATACAAAGAAATGCGTCGGCTGTATGGATTGTGTTGCAGTTTGCAAGACAGAGAATGAAGTACCTCTCGGATTTGACCGTGATTGGATTGTATATGAATCAAAAGGAAAATTTCCAGACATCCACATGGAAATAAGAACTGAAAGATGTAATCATTGCGATAATCCACCTTGCGTTTACTGCTGTCCCTGTGGTGCGAGTCAGAAAACAGATTTTGGTGGTATCGTGCTTGTAGATTATGATAAATGCAGTGGTTGTAAAGCATGTATCGCAGCTTGCCCTTATGATGCGAGATTCATTCATCCAACTGAAAAAGTCGCAATGAAGTGTACATTTTGCGTCCATCGTATTAAGGATGGCAAAGACCCCGCTTGTGTTTCGGTTTGTCCGACAAATTGTATGTATTTCGGTGATTTTGACGACCCACAAAGCGAAGTGAACAAACTTTTAAATTCCCGTAAACATCATTCTTTAAATCCTGCGGCAGGAACCAAACCGCAAATTTATTATTTAACTTAA
- the nrfD gene encoding polysulfide reductase NrfD, with translation MHEIFNTRNNPQIDPILSIWGWDVAMYLFLGGFTAGVMIIVGWFVFSGRQKNENCSCSFMPLVGIIAMSIGMGFLFMDLENKFNVWRFYTTFRIASPMSWGAWILLLVYPVLAILAFIKPMKLLEKILPQTGKISEYLNNRNKLVKVIGSSSMVIGAMLGMYTGVLLSTFAARPLWNSSMLWVLFLVSGLSSAAAFIHLVAKNAQESKLLAKADNGLLIFELLILFLILIGFIGSTQVHQEAVQVLLTGQYAAAFWVLVVGIGIVIPLIIQLFAVNDKINHTAIAPIMVILGGLALRFIIVNAGQYSSWSMNVIP, from the coding sequence ATGCACGAAATTTTCAATACACGAAATAATCCGCAAATTGACCCAATTCTTAGTATATGGGGCTGGGATGTTGCTATGTATCTTTTCCTTGGCGGATTTACTGCCGGAGTTATGATAATAGTAGGTTGGTTTGTTTTCAGCGGCAGACAGAAAAATGAGAATTGTTCCTGCTCGTTTATGCCACTGGTGGGCATAATTGCAATGAGTATTGGTATGGGTTTTTTATTTATGGACCTTGAAAATAAATTCAATGTCTGGAGATTTTATACCACATTCAGAATTGCTTCTCCAATGTCGTGGGGTGCATGGATATTGCTGCTTGTCTATCCGGTTTTAGCAATACTTGCTTTTATAAAACCTATGAAATTACTTGAAAAAATACTACCACAAACAGGAAAAATTTCCGAATACCTGAATAACAGGAACAAACTTGTGAAAGTAATCGGCTCAAGCTCTATGGTAATTGGTGCAATGCTTGGAATGTACACCGGCGTTCTGCTTTCTACTTTTGCAGCCCGTCCGCTATGGAATAGTTCAATGCTTTGGGTATTGTTCCTTGTATCCGGCTTATCAAGTGCAGCAGCATTTATTCACCTTGTAGCCAAAAATGCGCAGGAAAGTAAATTACTTGCAAAAGCAGATAACGGACTTTTAATATTTGAACTTCTGATTCTTTTCCTGATACTAATTGGATTTATCGGCTCTACGCAGGTTCATCAGGAGGCAGTTCAGGTACTTTTAACAGGACAATATGCAGCGGCATTTTGGGTGCTTGTTGTAGGAATCGGAATTGTTATTCCGCTGATAATTCAATTATTTGCAGTAAATGACAAAATCAACCATACTGCAATAGCTCCAATAATGGTAATTCTTGGAGGTCTTGCATTGCGGTTTATAATTGTAAATGCAGGGCAGTACAGTAGTTGGTCAATGAATGTTATACCTTAA
- a CDS encoding YeeE/YedE family protein, with amino-acid sequence MENQNIINSADSVVIESAHVHSHSHAKAEPKKYINPYMAGIGLGVVLFLTFIFMGRGIGASGAVSTVTAVAVEKVAPEYTADSKYYNQYVGEAHPNPMKDWLVYQVLGLFFGGFISAALSNRIVKKVEKGPRASVTMRLVFAFIGGGLMGFGAKLARGCTSGQALSGGALLNLGSWVFMMAVFAGGYLFAYFLRRQWQ; translated from the coding sequence ATGGAAAATCAAAATATTATTAATTCAGCAGATTCAGTTGTGATTGAGTCTGCACATGTACATTCTCATTCTCATGCAAAAGCAGAACCGAAGAAGTATATTAATCCCTATATGGCAGGAATCGGCTTGGGTGTTGTACTTTTTCTGACATTTATTTTTATGGGTCGCGGTATTGGTGCATCAGGAGCTGTTTCGACTGTTACGGCAGTAGCAGTTGAAAAAGTAGCACCGGAATATACTGCTGATTCAAAGTATTACAATCAATATGTAGGTGAAGCTCACCCCAACCCAATGAAAGACTGGCTTGTGTATCAAGTTTTAGGATTATTCTTTGGCGGTTTCATTTCAGCAGCTTTATCGAACCGTATCGTAAAAAAAGTTGAGAAAGGTCCAAGAGCTTCTGTAACAATGAGATTAGTTTTTGCTTTCATTGGCGGAGGGCTTATGGGATTTGGAGCTAAACTTGCAAGGGGCTGCACAAGCGGTCAGGCACTATCGGGGGGCGCACTTCTGAATCTTGGAAGCTGGGTGTTTATGATGGCAGTATTTGCCGGCGGTTATTTATTTGCATATTTTCTTAGGAGACAGTGGCAATGA
- a CDS encoding YeeE/YedE family protein gives MSFPLFNFGAFNDEISFIIAFVIGIGFGFFLEKGGLGNASKLTAQFYFKDLSVFKVMFTAIVTAMIGVYFFALFGWLDLSKIFYGDTYLLPQLVGGLILGAGFIIGGYCPGTSIVSFATGKIDAAVYILGVFFGIFVFGTIYPSIEEFYLSTNMGEVTLFNYFGISYGVLVFAVIVMALLGFWGSEVLERKMNKGA, from the coding sequence ATGAGTTTTCCTCTTTTTAATTTTGGCGCCTTCAATGATGAAATCAGCTTTATTATTGCTTTCGTAATCGGTATAGGTTTTGGTTTCTTTCTTGAAAAAGGCGGTTTGGGAAATGCTTCAAAACTGACAGCACAGTTTTACTTCAAAGATTTATCAGTATTTAAAGTAATGTTTACAGCGATTGTAACAGCAATGATAGGAGTATATTTCTTTGCATTATTCGGCTGGCTTGATTTGAGCAAGATTTTCTATGGTGATACTTATCTCCTGCCACAGCTTGTCGGTGGATTGATTCTTGGTGCGGGCTTTATAATTGGTGGCTACTGTCCGGGAACATCAATAGTATCATTTGCTACGGGTAAAATTGATGCTGCTGTATATATTCTTGGGGTATTTTTTGGAATATTCGTATTTGGTACAATCTACCCATCAATCGAAGAATTTTACCTCTCTACCAATATGGGAGAAGTTACATTGTTTAATTATTTTGGAATTTCATACGGGGTGCTTGTTTTTGCAGTTATTGTCATGGCACTTTTAGGATTCTGGGGTTCTGAAGTTTTAGAAAGAAAAATGAATAAAGGAGCTTAA
- a CDS encoding rhodanese-like domain-containing protein, with translation MKIKIAIALAIIFGIVALIAGNPAQEKVAKDYSQEEIKTLVGQKFKAIDHYELADLIITSKANFRIFDLRNSEDFQKTSLPYAENIGLEQLKTGLFDNLERYIIISNDDLYSFEAMRILNKNGLNSVNILYGGQQGWDKIIMNPILPNNPNEDEIRDYNRKRAVAKSFGAVFEGDEEPVAIARPKSAPVAVKKAKKAGGC, from the coding sequence ATGAAAATTAAAATTGCGATTGCTCTTGCGATAATTTTTGGTATCGTAGCACTAATTGCGGGAAATCCGGCACAGGAAAAAGTTGCTAAAGATTATTCACAGGAAGAAATCAAAACTCTGGTTGGGCAAAAATTCAAAGCCATAGACCATTACGAACTTGCTGATTTAATTATTACTTCAAAAGCAAATTTTCGGATTTTTGATTTGAGAAATTCAGAAGATTTTCAGAAAACATCACTTCCTTATGCTGAAAATATCGGACTTGAGCAGTTAAAAACCGGATTATTTGATAATTTGGAAAGGTATATAATTATCTCAAATGATGATTTGTACTCTTTTGAAGCTATGCGAATACTAAACAAAAATGGTTTAAACTCTGTCAATATTCTTTATGGTGGACAGCAGGGATGGGATAAAATAATAATGAATCCGATATTGCCCAATAATCCGAATGAAGATGAAATAAGGGATTACAACAGAAAGCGTGCTGTAGCAAAATCTTTTGGTGCAGTATTTGAAGGTGATGAAGAGCCGGTTGCTATAGCAAGACCAAAATCAGCACCGGTGGCTGTAAAGAAGGCAAAAAAAGCAGGGGGCTGTTAA
- a CDS encoding Rpn family recombination-promoting nuclease/putative transposase: MSKQLIRFDWAIKRLLRNKANFVVLEGFLSELLFDNIKIEHILESESNQFFDNDKFNRVDILTQNSKNELVIIEIQNTYEIDYFQRMAYGVSKSISENLRLGQKFSEIKKVISINIIYFELGQGKDYIYKGVTEFKGLHENDLLGLSEKQKKTFLKENVSEIFPEYYLLRVNQFNDIAKDTLDEWIYFLKNSEVKDTFKARGLREANEVLDVMRLQEEDRYGYNRFLDSLHQKASEIFSLQTEAEFKAIEKGKNERNLEIAIELIHKNFADEMIAEIIGLKLDKIQELRMLSKK; this comes from the coding sequence ATGAGTAAGCAATTAATAAGATTTGACTGGGCAATCAAAAGACTTTTAAGAAACAAAGCGAATTTTGTGGTTCTTGAAGGTTTTTTAAGTGAATTGCTTTTTGACAATATCAAAATTGAGCACATTTTAGAAAGCGAAAGTAATCAGTTTTTTGATAATGATAAATTCAACAGAGTTGATATTCTGACTCAAAATTCAAAGAACGAATTAGTAATTATTGAAATTCAAAATACTTATGAGATTGATTATTTTCAGCGAATGGCTTACGGGGTCTCAAAAAGTATTTCTGAGAATTTGAGATTAGGTCAGAAATTTTCAGAGATAAAGAAAGTAATTTCAATAAATATTATATATTTTGAATTAGGTCAGGGTAAAGATTATATTTATAAGGGTGTTACTGAATTTAAAGGACTTCATGAAAATGATTTGCTTGGACTTTCCGAGAAGCAGAAAAAAACATTTTTAAAGGAAAATGTATCAGAGATTTTCCCTGAATATTATCTTCTGCGTGTGAATCAATTCAATGATATTGCAAAAGATACATTAGATGAATGGATATATTTTCTAAAAAACAGCGAAGTCAAAGATACATTCAAAGCAAGAGGATTAAGAGAAGCAAATGAAGTCTTGGATGTAATGCGGCTTCAAGAAGAAGACAGATATGGTTACAATCGCTTTTTAGATAGTCTTCACCAAAAAGCAAGCGAAATATTTTCACTGCAAACTGAAGCTGAATTTAAAGCTATTGAAAAAGGGAAAAATGAAAGAAATCTTGAAATAGCAATTGAGCTGATTCATAAAAACTTTGCTGATGAAATGATTGCAGAGATAATAGGTTTAAAACTCGATAAAATTCAGGAATTGAGAATGTTATCTAAAAAATGA
- a CDS encoding T9SS type A sorting domain-containing protein encodes MKHDGMCNEDAFLVAATCRTALIPIIYLGTWSEDHVFGAVWDLDWHHFEFFRGGLSERGNAFYGITNMLDRGSYSWKNAMVEGFRPDGYTVNFTEYYANTSNLKLRVLDNAGNPVAGAMINLFASPSMGTSSNFVKCGTVFTDRNGNADFKAGEQKRYLAQAYHPIFGWAPRDSTRAFSVNSVNTVAGSTYSANLVYEINTENDLQVNQVRMDGNGTYGIRINLRSQDVLTHRNSRDSQRSRFYLWNEEDKGNITAFLCDSINFENFKRKQPFEAFEYYKHLESAEDFNLPVQTNSKNYLVISAHHSFTHGQNVNAKIDLLEGVSTSVSDINSGKVRIFPNPFNEFLKIESDEQELTVSIYDMYGRLVNSLEYPYIWNPKGLEQGVYNVIINDGKNIYSEKVVYIK; translated from the coding sequence ATGAAACACGATGGTATGTGTAATGAAGATGCCTTTCTTGTTGCTGCTACTTGCCGTACAGCTCTAATTCCTATAATTTATCTTGGAACTTGGAGTGAAGACCATGTTTTTGGTGCAGTATGGGACTTAGACTGGCATCATTTTGAATTTTTCAGAGGTGGTTTATCAGAGCGAGGAAACGCATTTTACGGTATTACCAATATGCTCGACCGTGGTTCGTACAGTTGGAAAAATGCAATGGTTGAAGGTTTCAGACCTGACGGCTATACTGTCAATTTTACTGAGTATTATGCAAATACAAGTAATTTGAAATTACGTGTATTGGATAATGCAGGCAATCCAGTTGCAGGTGCGATGATTAATTTATTCGCATCGCCAAGCATGGGTACAAGTTCAAATTTTGTTAAATGCGGAACCGTATTTACAGACAGGAACGGGAATGCCGATTTTAAAGCAGGTGAGCAGAAAAGGTATCTCGCACAGGCATATCATCCGATATTTGGCTGGGCGCCACGTGATTCCACAAGAGCATTTTCTGTCAATAGTGTTAATACAGTTGCAGGAAGTACTTATTCAGCAAATCTTGTTTATGAAATTAACACTGAAAATGACCTTCAAGTAAATCAAGTTCGTATGGACGGTAATGGAACTTATGGTATCAGAATAAATCTTAGGTCGCAGGATGTATTAACCCACCGAAACAGCCGCGACAGTCAAAGAAGTCGCTTCTATCTGTGGAATGAGGAGGATAAGGGAAATATCACAGCTTTTCTTTGTGATAGTATAAATTTCGAGAATTTTAAAAGAAAGCAACCTTTCGAAGCGTTTGAATATTATAAACATCTTGAATCAGCAGAAGATTTTAACTTGCCTGTTCAGACAAACAGTAAGAATTATCTTGTAATATCGGCTCATCATTCTTTTACCCACGGACAAAATGTTAATGCAAAAATTGACTTGCTTGAAGGAGTAAGTACATCTGTAAGTGATATAAATAGCGGAAAAGTCAGAATCTTTCCAAACCCCTTTAATGAATTTCTAAAAATTGAATCAGATGAGCAAGAACTTACAGTCAGCATTTACGATATGTATGGAAGATTGGTTAATTCCCTTGAATATCCTTACATTTGGAATCCAAAAGGACTTGAGCAGGGAGTTTATAATGTAATAATTAATGACGGTAAAAATATTTATTCAGAAAAAGTTGTTTACATCAAATAG
- a CDS encoding glycosyltransferase: protein MDILSELSGVILALISNLSVFWIIYFVFISFILLILIFTAATNLFVGPFLRKKIEIRTFPMVSILVPARNEEKNIRRSIESIVNQDYPNYEIIILDDNSTDNTYKICLEYKNSDNFRLLKGGDLLPGWLGKNNACRQLAENATGEILIFTDADNFHEKFAVSNTVAYMQKYNLGMLSAFPQQFTNSFWEKLIIPVIDLIIYSGLILWTTFLLPFKVFAAANGQWIAFTRLAYDKIGGHNAVKHHIVEDVALSRAAKDAGIKTLTTAGTGAVYGKMYSNFGEIWQGLSKNIYGLTDFKAIPFFILLSLIFICGILPYFLLFDNELRPFATIAVALNILWRIFLSIGFKHSVVISTILHPLSLLMLISIGVNSFIASTFGTLKWKGRDIKIHFEEK, encoded by the coding sequence ATGGATATCTTGAGTGAATTATCCGGTGTTATTTTAGCTTTAATTTCCAATTTATCTGTATTTTGGATTATTTATTTTGTATTTATAAGTTTTATACTTTTAATATTAATTTTTACTGCTGCTACGAATTTATTTGTTGGACCTTTTTTGCGGAAAAAAATTGAAATTCGGACATTTCCGATGGTATCAATATTGGTTCCGGCAAGAAATGAAGAAAAAAATATCAGAAGATCTATTGAATCAATCGTCAATCAGGATTACCCGAATTACGAAATTATAATTCTTGATGATAATTCAACAGACAACACATACAAAATTTGTCTGGAATATAAAAATTCAGATAATTTCAGATTATTAAAAGGCGGGGACTTACTGCCCGGTTGGCTCGGCAAGAATAATGCCTGCCGACAACTTGCTGAAAATGCAACAGGTGAAATTTTAATATTTACCGATGCCGATAATTTTCATGAGAAATTTGCTGTGAGTAACACGGTTGCATACATGCAGAAGTATAATCTGGGTATGCTCTCAGCATTTCCACAGCAATTTACAAATTCATTCTGGGAAAAATTAATCATTCCGGTTATAGATTTAATCATTTACTCAGGACTAATTTTGTGGACAACATTTCTTCTTCCGTTTAAGGTTTTTGCTGCCGCAAATGGACAATGGATTGCTTTTACAAGGCTGGCTTATGATAAAATCGGTGGACACAATGCGGTTAAGCATCATATCGTTGAAGATGTTGCTTTAAGCAGAGCGGCAAAAGATGCCGGAATTAAAACCCTAACTACTGCCGGAACAGGTGCAGTCTATGGCAAGATGTATTCAAACTTTGGTGAAATATGGCAGGGCTTAAGTAAAAATATTTATGGGCTAACCGATTTCAAAGCAATCCCGTTTTTTATTCTACTGTCACTAATTTTTATTTGCGGCATCTTACCCTACTTTTTGCTTTTTGATAATGAATTACGCCCATTTGCTACAATTGCGGTTGCTCTAAATATTTTATGGAGAATATTTTTAAGCATTGGATTTAAGCACAGCGTTGTTATATCAACTATTCTGCATCCGTTATCATTATTAATGCTAATTTCAATCGGAGTAAATTCGTTCATTGCCTCCACTTTCGGTACGCTAAAATGGAAAGGAAGAGATATAAAAATTCATTTTGAAGAAAAATGA
- a CDS encoding RDD family protein, translated as MDSINFNTTHNVFLEYKAAGLVERIIASFIDLIILVFYSIFLSLIFLTTFLLDTTYLYFIFLTPVVFYDLIFETLANGQSIGKKVMEIRVIRTDGLEPTIVQYFLRWILRPIDIWFSSGGLAALVIFLNGKGQRIGDLAAGTMVVSLKSQISLDDTLFSETDDSFYIPEFPEAVKLSESDINTCKDLLKANRLPEIPTKVIEGNYKVKNILEEKMGVKSDKSPLDFINKVVKDYTHYNREI; from the coding sequence ATGGATAGTATAAATTTTAATACAACTCACAATGTTTTTTTAGAATATAAAGCTGCGGGTCTTGTCGAAAGGATAATTGCTTCATTTATTGATTTGATAATTTTGGTATTTTACTCAATATTTCTAAGTTTGATTTTTCTTACTACATTCCTTCTGGATACAACTTATTTATATTTTATTTTTCTTACACCAGTAGTTTTTTATGATTTAATATTTGAAACTCTTGCCAATGGTCAGTCTATTGGTAAGAAAGTAATGGAAATTAGGGTAATAAGAACTGATGGTCTCGAACCAACAATAGTTCAATATTTTTTAAGATGGATACTGCGTCCGATTGATATTTGGTTTTCAAGCGGAGGGCTTGCTGCATTAGTAATATTTTTAAACGGAAAAGGACAAAGAATTGGAGATTTGGCGGCAGGCACAATGGTAGTCAGTCTAAAAAGTCAAATTTCGCTTGATGATACTTTATTCTCAGAAACGGATGACTCATTCTACATACCTGAATTTCCCGAAGCTGTTAAACTCTCTGAAAGTGATATCAATACTTGCAAAGATCTGCTAAAAGCAAACAGGCTGCCCGAAATTCCAACTAAAGTAATTGAAGGAAATTATAAAGTTAAGAATATTCTTGAAGAAAAAATGGGAGTAAAATCCGATAAATCACCACTCGATTTTATTAATAAAGTAGTAAAAGATTATACTCATTATAACCGTGAGATATAA
- a CDS encoding stage II sporulation protein M, producing the protein MKEIIFLQKNQPSWEIVEKFVKGEVNLSPDELKSAYTNLVEALSYSRTFYPDSKTSLYLNNLALKVHTKIYSKKRFDFENIKRYWVYELPLLIYQSRKEFLISFLIFFVAVMIGIISTKYDDSFVRIILGDDYVNMTLRNIEKGDPLAVYKKANQLDMFLGITFNNIMVSFNAFAFGLMTPLGTGIILFKNGVMLGSFQQFFAGQGLFYDYLKTVWIHGTFEISAIIIAGAAGIILGNSFLFPGTYSRSISFKMGALRGVRIILALIPIFIIAGFLEGFVTRLTEMPDVINFLIIILSLSFMIWYFVIYPIKIYKRSTDVELITD; encoded by the coding sequence ATGAAAGAAATTATTTTTCTGCAAAAAAATCAACCTTCGTGGGAAATTGTTGAAAAGTTTGTCAAAGGAGAGGTAAATTTATCACCTGACGAACTTAAATCAGCATATACAAATTTAGTTGAAGCACTCTCATATTCACGAACTTTTTATCCTGACAGCAAAACCTCGCTTTATCTAAATAATCTTGCATTGAAGGTACATACTAAGATTTATTCAAAAAAGAGATTTGACTTTGAAAATATAAAGAGATATTGGGTGTATGAGCTTCCGCTTTTGATTTATCAATCAAGAAAGGAATTTTTAATATCTTTCTTGATTTTTTTTGTGGCTGTTATGATTGGAATAATTTCTACGAAGTACGACGATTCCTTTGTGAGAATCATTCTGGGTGATGATTATGTCAATATGACACTTAGAAATATTGAAAAGGGTGACCCGCTTGCTGTTTACAAAAAAGCAAATCAACTTGATATGTTCCTGGGGATAACATTCAATAACATAATGGTATCATTCAATGCGTTTGCTTTCGGGCTTATGACGCCATTAGGCACCGGAATTATTTTATTCAAAAATGGGGTTATGCTTGGATCTTTTCAGCAGTTTTTTGCCGGTCAGGGGTTGTTTTACGATTATTTAAAAACTGTCTGGATTCACGGTACATTTGAAATATCAGCAATAATCATAGCCGGAGCAGCCGGAATTATTTTAGGCAACAGTTTTTTATTTCCCGGTACATACTCCCGGTCAATATCTTTCAAGATGGGAGCCTTGCGGGGTGTAAGGATTATTTTAGCTTTAATTCCAATTTTCATTATCGCGGGATTTCTTGAAGGATTTGTAACAAGATTAACAGAAATGCCGGATGTAATCAATTTTTTGATAATTATTCTGTCATTATCATTTATGATATGGTATTTTGTAATTTATCCAATTAAAATATATAAGAGGAGTACTGATGTTGAACTCATTACAGATTAA
- a CDS encoding MoxR family ATPase: MSDNNNIEFQPRTDLSEFKSKIDAVKYEISKALIGNQDAVEMIHTALIAGGHILIEGVPGIAKTLMAKLTAKTLDLDFSRIQFTPDLMPSDITGTSVFNPKTLEFELRRGPIFSNIVLADEINRAPAKTQSALFEVMEERQVTIDGTSHKFPESFIVLATQNPIEQEGTYRLPEAQIDRFIFKILLDYPKLNEEIDILTLKNKDLRSHNIDEIESVLTENDLSELRSVSAKTLINQELIKYIAEIIQATRKNKSLFLGASPRGSVAVLQASKVFATISGRDFVTPEDILKVTYPALRHRIILSPEKEMEGVTPDEVISSIIHGIEVPR, from the coding sequence ATGAGCGATAATAATAATATTGAATTTCAACCAAGAACTGATTTGTCTGAGTTTAAAAGCAAGATAGATGCAGTCAAATATGAAATCTCTAAGGCATTGATAGGTAATCAGGATGCGGTCGAAATGATACATACAGCACTGATTGCCGGAGGTCATATATTGATTGAAGGGGTTCCGGGTATAGCAAAAACCCTTATGGCTAAACTCACTGCCAAAACTCTTGACCTTGATTTCAGCCGAATTCAGTTTACACCGGATCTTATGCCCTCGGACATCACAGGAACATCGGTTTTTAACCCAAAAACGCTTGAATTTGAGCTTCGTAGGGGACCAATTTTCTCTAATATTGTTTTAGCGGACGAAATCAATCGTGCTCCAGCCAAAACACAATCTGCACTATTTGAAGTAATGGAAGAGAGACAGGTAACAATTGACGGCACTTCTCATAAGTTTCCGGAATCATTTATAGTGCTTGCTACACAGAATCCTATAGAGCAGGAAGGAACTTACAGACTTCCTGAGGCTCAGATTGACAGATTTATTTTCAAAATTCTGCTTGATTATCCCAAATTAAATGAAGAAATTGATATACTCACTTTGAAAAATAAGGATTTACGCTCGCATAATATTGATGAGATTGAATCAGTTTTAACAGAAAATGATTTATCTGAACTTAGAAGTGTATCGGCTAAAACATTAATAAATCAAGAGCTTATAAAATATATTGCTGAAATCATTCAGGCTACAAGAAAGAATAAATCATTATTCTTAGGGGCTTCACCTCGCGGCTCGGTGGCTGTATTGCAGGCATCAAAGGTATTTGCGACAATTTCGGGCAGGGATTTTGTTACTCCCGAAGATATTTTGAAAGTCACATATCCAGCTCTAAGACACAGAATCATTCTATCTCCCGAAAAGGAGATGGAAGGAGTTACACCTGATGAAGTCATAAGTTCAATTATTCATGGTATTGAGGTTCCTCGTTGA
- a CDS encoding DUF58 domain-containing protein gives MIYVLGYFFKELSLIADILLTVILIAAVLDIIFLFRKSQITAHRITPERLSNGDDNYLTLRIINNYNTNILLEIVDEIPYQFQKRDFKIIDRISANSQKQIDYILRPIERGSYQFGNLNIYTSTVIGFCKRKYIFSGGAEVQVYPSFLHLKHYEMIAVSNKSYSYGFNEVSKLGNSMEFEHIRDYRIGDDYRTINWKATARRNDLMVNQYIDERSQNIYSFIDMGRVMRMPFNGLSLLDYAINTSLAMSSIILKRYDKAGLLTFAKDVKSFLPAINQPQQLPKIMEMLYNSETNFEESSFEYLYTFVRRKIPQRSLLMIYTNFETIDSMRRNLDYIRLIAKFHLPLVIFFENTELSKLLDDIPQKSFDIYKKVTAEQYMIDKYEIINELRANGIIAMLSKPENLTLNSINKYLEIKSRRLV, from the coding sequence ATAATCTATGTATTAGGATATTTTTTCAAAGAATTATCGCTTATAGCTGATATTTTGTTAACAGTTATATTGATTGCAGCTGTGCTAGATATTATTTTTCTATTCAGAAAATCTCAAATTACAGCACACAGAATTACTCCTGAAAGGCTATCTAACGGTGATGATAATTATTTAACATTAAGAATAATAAATAATTATAATACCAATATCTTACTTGAAATAGTTGATGAAATTCCTTATCAATTTCAGAAGCGGGATTTCAAGATTATTGATAGAATTTCAGCCAATAGTCAAAAGCAGATTGATTACATTTTAAGACCGATAGAAAGAGGCAGTTATCAATTTGGAAATCTTAATATTTATACCTCAACAGTTATAGGATTTTGCAAGAGAAAATATATTTTTTCAGGTGGTGCTGAGGTTCAAGTTTATCCATCATTTCTGCATCTCAAACATTACGAAATGATTGCTGTTTCCAATAAAAGCTATTCTTATGGTTTTAATGAAGTTAGTAAATTAGGCAATTCCATGGAATTCGAGCATATTCGCGACTATCGAATTGGAGATGATTATCGAACAATTAACTGGAAAGCCACTGCTCGTCGAAATGACCTGATGGTAAATCAGTATATAGATGAAAGGTCTCAAAATATATATTCCTTCATTGATATGGGAAGAGTAATGCGTATGCCTTTCAATGGTTTATCTTTGCTTGATTATGCTATAAATACATCACTTGCTATGAGTTCAATCATTCTTAAGCGTTATGACAAAGCCGGTCTTCTGACTTTTGCAAAAGATGTTAAGTCATTCCTGCCTGCTATAAATCAACCGCAGCAGCTACCTAAAATTATGGAAATGCTATATAACTCTGAAACAAATTTCGAAGAGAGCAGTTTTGAATATCTCTACACATTTGTAAGACGTAAAATTCCTCAGAGAAGCCTGTTAATGATATATACAAATTTTGAAACGATTGATTCTATGAGAAGAAATCTTGATTATATTCGCCTGATAGCTAAGTTTCATTTGCCATTGGTTATATTTTTTGAAAATACTGAATTAAGTAAATTATTGGATGACATTCCACAAAAATCTTTTGATATTTATAAAAAAGTGACCGCAGAGCAGTATATGATTGATAAATACGAAATAATTAATGAACTTAGAGCAAATGGTATTATTGCAATGCTAAGTAAACCCGAAAATTTAACTTTGAATTCAATCAATAAATATTTAGAAATTAAGTCTAGAAGATTAGTTTAG